A part of Cryptococcus neoformans var. grubii H99 chromosome 6, complete sequence genomic DNA contains:
- a CDS encoding TATA-box-binding protein-associated factor, protein MSFRQDKLILLLDSGSSQQIRQTAAKQIARIARTSFDAATSRPDAKPDVDGDSSITLRSSGAEEDAWNDTLETISKILALFKSKSSETRHAAAHAIGLLAKNMPEYIQIASISSAFPTTQPIDLPYTLKHGQTLLASAGREYAAKPLPGDKAKRRKAMMASVGLGDAIGWGDDTDKVLDDDDDMEDVRKTAPPSREPSAPPPDVFEGLSARQITMLKRKKGTNIMEEANKMRRLNEKAVGNGSSSTAPSRANSPALPEASATPDLKAEIITVDPGAKARAAEAGGQIDPALDTDGNPLASSKTLTITSGQSPWTTVLFEVIPDLHDTTWQTRHGSALVIMEILRSLGASYANAHPELYHALSRQLLSLLVLDRFGDFVGDTVIAPVRETAAQTLGVVLKYISTPGVKEIHHTLMGMVRQPWAKRGKEAENSQKADKFAWEVRHAGLLGLKYEVAVRGDLLSTKMEEDVKPDVEMGHFNLLDDVVDAAILALGDADDDVRTVAASALTPIAETLASQLPTEELAKLLQSLWDCLAEGGDELGSSTGAVMDLLGALISYSQVIALLSADNNNLVSHVYTFLRHPIASVRLSVANILLAFSRLSSIPRQWSSDGYFSFLFQNLVLEERQDVRDVSFQAFETSLVEASDMPEGVDGVLGGDVEDWYSIVMTPIGVALDDSLFRRPTKATGQTHNVDKAMMAGDMSLISMDTALQTRIAGAKALALLRRYKLTEVNDIKLLRQFLGSASSHQTFLASVIIQEWALDTESRVSDPFSFSLGTSNPDIESLSTLLIDRIGSAPPSTYHEMAMVLQRIYSECSALLTAFNVEGKLSKDKIPSLPKRIDPLSNAPDVFSIESAQQAVTTQFDILAGKLSKNAIKTALPSLQDRRNKVMGSVGYFSIMKEKYDVQVMAGIAGALVALKVMPPKFGPVIKNLMDGVKKEENEILQKRDAFWVAAFIQYTTSPFFTGRINPSDKVVKNLFTFLCLDTSVTPVFSPTAQGATEGIITLLEEKIAAAAASARKKDIVEESDEQIASRMTRRGALETFKAMAKRFGSNLFEKVPKFWEGVSGALLANFVGGVNIEQVDQNLTTNVQAGQDLIDALTSLRLIAPELDPVLYYRLHDLFSPIITALQSSYSVVRNAAAQCLAAMCDVMTDEGMKRVVDDVVPLVGDAKKAYSRQGAVEAIHRIIKTLDLKALPYVLFLIVPILGRMSDPDEHVRLLSTSTFASLVKMVPLEAGIPDPPGFSADLLAKRDEERKFLMQLLDGSKAEQYQIPVEIKAELRQYQKDGVSWLAFLAKYQLHGILCDDMGLGKSLQSICIIASKHHERAERHKATQSIDSAHLPSLIVCPPTLTGHWYHEILKFTPHLHPVQYVGSTFERTTLRRSLSSYDVVISSYESIRSDISELSKFSFLYCVLDEGHIIKNTKTKLAVAVKQIKAQHRLLLSGTPIQNNVLELWSLFDFLMPGFLGNERTFNEKFSKPILADREGKATPKEREAAANALEALHKQVLPFLLRRLKEDVLNDLPPKIIQDYYCELSPVQQQLYDEFSRSKAAEEAGMEIESSTKEGQGHVFQSLQYLRKLCNHPALVLDGEPQRFKEIQKKIGGGPALHDLSHAPKMEALRQLLQDCGIGLPPDKLADDVTTHRVLIFCQLRPMLDIIEKDLFGTHMPTVSYMRLDGSTDPRKRHAIVQTFNADPRIDVLLLTTSVGGLGLNLTGADTVIFVDHDWNPMKDLQAMDRAHRLGQRKVVNVYRLITRGTLEEKIMGLQRFKLNIASSVVTQQNAGLGSMNTGEVLDLFKVSVEGEPVKTKSAGMGAVSMSKMLEELDELPPEDEYAELSLSNFLGKV, encoded by the exons ATGTCCTTTAG ACAAGATaaactcatcctccttctcgacaGTGGATCTTCACAACAAATAAGGCAGACTGCAGCGAAGCAGATTGCTCGTATAGCTCGTACTTCTTTCGATGCGGCCACATCAAGACCTGATGCCAAACCTGACGTCGACGGTGATAGTTCTATAACACTCCGTAGCAGCGGtgcggaggaagatgcgTGGAACGATACTTTAGAGACTATCAGTAAAATACTCGCGCTTTTCAAGTCAAAGTCATCAGAAACACGACATGCTGCCGCTCATGCCATCGGATTACTCGCAAAAAACATGCCCGAGTACATCCAGATAGCTTCGATCAGCTCGGCATTTCCTACTACACAACCAATAGATCTGCCATATACTCTCAAGCATGGACAGACGTTATTGGCATCCGCGGGCAGAGAGTACGCTGCTAAACCGTTACCGGGAGACAAAGCCAAACGCCGGAAAGCTATGATGGCGTCTGTTGGTTTAGGTGATGCTATCGGATGGGGCGATGATACCGATAAGGTActcgacgatgatgatgatatggaGGATGTGAGGAAAACCGCACCTCCCAGTAGAGAGCCCTCGGCACCCCCACCAGATGTTTTCGAGGGGTTGAGTGCGCGGCAGATAACGATGCTTaagcggaagaagggcaCCAACATTATGGAGGAAGCCAACAA GATGCGTCGGCTCAACGAAAAAGCTGTCGGCAATGGAAGTTCCTCAACAGCGCCTTCTCGTGCCAATTCTCCTGCCCTTCCTGAAGCATCAGCGACGCCTGATTTGAAGGCGGAGATCATCACCGTGGATCCCGGAGCAAAAGCCAGAGCAGCTGAAGCTGGCGGGCAAATAGATCCTGCTCTCGACACTGACGGCAACCCATTGGCATCTTCCAAAACTCTTACAATCACTTCTGGACAGTCCCCATGGACTACTGTGCTTTTTGAAGTCATTCCCGACCTACACGATACGACGTGGCAGACTCGTCATGGCTCTGCATTGGTCATTATGGAGATACTACGTTCTCTTGGTGCATCTTACGCTAATGCCCATCCAGAGCTGTACCACGCCTTATCCCGTCAGctactctccctccttgtTTTGGACCGTTTCGGTGACTTTGTGGGCGACACTGTCATTGCTCCGGTACGCGAAACTGCGGCTCAGACACTGGGTGTCGTGCTCAAGTATATTTCCACCCCTGGTGTCAAGGAAATCCACCACACTCTTATGGGCATGGTGAGACAACCTTGGGCcaagagaggaaaggaggcTGAGAACTCACAAAAGGCCGATAAATTCGCTTGGGAGGTGAGACATGCCGGATTGTTAGGCTTGAAGTATGAGGTGGCTGTGAGGGGAGACTTGCTGTCCACcaaaatggaagaggatgtcAAGCCCGACGTAGAGATGGGGCATTTCAACCTTTTGGATGATGTGGTCGACGCGGCTATCTTGGC ATTGGGAGAcgccgatgatgatgtgcgAACGGTTGCTGCTTCCGCCTTAACACCCATTGCAGAGACCCTTGCCAGTCAGCTGCCTACTGAAGAGTTGGCTAAACTTTTGCAATCGCTCTGGGATTGTCTAGccgaaggaggagatgagctTGGTAGCAGTACAGGTGCAGTCATGGACCTTCTGGGTGCCCTTATCTCCTACTCTCAGGTAATCGCCCTCCTTTCTGCCGACAATAACAACCTAGTCTCTCATGTCTACACCTTCCTTCGTCATCCTATCGCTTCCGTGCGTTTATCGGTTGCCAATATTCTTCTTGCATTTTCACGCCTTTCTTCAATACCGAGACAATGGTCTTCTGACGGTTACTTCTCATTCTTATTCCAAAATCTTGTTTTGGAAGAACGCCAGGACGTGAGAGATGTTTCTTTCCAAGCTTTCGAGACGTCTCTCGTCGAGGCTTCTGACATGCCTGAGGGCGTTGATGGTGTCCTTGGAGGCGACGTTGAAGACTGGTATTCCATCGTCATGACTCCCATTGGCGTTGCTCTGGATGACAGCCTCTTCAGGAGACCGACAAAAGCAACTGGGCAGACACACAATGTGGACAAGGCGATGATGGCGGGAGACATGTCACTTATCTCGATGGATACGGCATTGCAGACGAGGATAGCTGGAGCGAAGGCTTTGGCGCTGTTGAGACGTTACAAATTGACAGAA GTCAACGACATAAAGCTCTTGCGGCAATTTCTTGGTTCAGCAAGTTCCCATCAGACATTCTTGGCTTCAGTCATCATTCAAGAATGGGCTCTTGACACTGAATCACGAGTATCCGATCCATTCTCATTTAGTCTCGGCACTTCCAACCCGGACATCGAGTCCTTATCGACTCTCCTCATCGACCGTATCGGAAGTGCTCCCCCTTCGACGTACCACGAGATGGCAATGGTACTGCAAAGAATCTACTCTGAATGCAGCGCTTTGCTCACTGCGTTTAATGTGGAAGGCAAGCTTTCTAAGGACAAAattccttccttgcccAAACGTATTGATCCTCTCAGCAATGCTCCAGATGTCTTCTCCATTGAGTCTGCTCAACAAGCTGTCACTACGCAGTTCGACATCTTAGCAGGCAAGCTATCCAAGAATGCCATAAAAACTGCATTGCCCTCTCTTCAAGATAGGAGAAATAAGGTGATGGGTTCTGTTGGATACTTCTCGATTatgaaggagaagtatGATGTACAGGTCATGGCAGGTATTGCAGGTGCGTTGGTGGCACTTAAGGTGATGCCACCCAAATTTGGACCGGTTATTAAGAACTTGATGGACGgcgtgaagaaggaagaaaatgagatCCTTCAGAAGAGGGATGCTTTCTGGGTAGCTGCTTTCATCCAATACACAACATCACCCTTCTTTACTGGTCGAATCAATCCCTCCGACAAGGTCGTCAAGAATCTTTTTACCTTCCTTTGCCTCGACACTTCTGTCACTCCCGTGTTCTCGCCGACCGCCCAGGGTGCCACGGAAGGCATCATCACACTTCTCGAGGAGAAAATAGCGGCAGCAGCTGCCAGTGctaggaagaaggacatcgtggaagagagtgacGAGCAGATCGCGAGCCGCATGACCAGAAGAGGTGCATTGGAGACATTTAAGGCCATGGCGAAAAGGTTTGGTTCGAACCTGTTTGAGAAGGTCCCCAAGTTCTGGGAGGGTGTTAGTGGTGCGCTACTGGCCAACTTCGTCGGTG GAGTGAACATCGAACAAGTTGACCAAAATTTGACGACCAACGTTCAAGCCGGTCAAGATTTGATTGACGCTCTGACTTCTCTCCGTCTAATCGCTCCCGAGCTTGACCCTGTTCTTTACTACAGACTGCATGACCTTTTTTCACCCATAATCACCGCCCTACAGAGCTCGTATTCAGTTGTCCGGAATGCGGCGGCTCAGTGCCTCGCTGCTATGTGTGACGTGATGACAGACGAGGGCATGAAAAGGGTTGTAGATGACGTGGTACCCCTGGTGGGTGATGCAAAGAAAGCCTACTCCCGACAGGGTGCTGTAGAAGCCATTCATC GCATCATCAAGACTCTCGACCTCAAAGCTCTTCCGTATgtccttttcctcatcgtccCCATCCTGGGTCGTATGTCAGATCCCGATGAGCACGTCCGTCTGCTATCAACCAGCACGTTTGCTTCCCTCGTCAAGATGGTCCCCTTAGAAGCTGGTATTCCTGATCCTCCTGGCTTTTCTGCGGATCTTCTAgcgaagagagatgaggagcGCAAGTTCCTCATGCAGTTGCTAGATGGCAGCAAAGCTGAGCAGTACCAAATCCCGGTGGAAATCAAGGCTGAATTACGACAATATCAAAAAGATGGTGTCAGCTGGCTGGCGTTCTTGGCGAAGTATCAACTGCATGGCATTCTCTGTGATG ATATGGGTCTCGGTAAGAGTTTGCAGAGTATCTGTATAATTGCGAGCAAGCACCACGAGCGCGCCGAACGCCATAAAGCTACCCAGTCAATTGATTCGGCCCATCTTCCGTCTCTAATTGTCTGTCCTCCTACTCTCACCGGTCATTGGTATCACGAAATCCTCAAATTCACTCCTCACCTCCACCCGGTGCAATATGTTGGTTCCACCTTTGAACGTACTACCCTTCGTCGATCTCTTTCATCTTATGACGTTGTAATTTCCTCTTATGAGTCCATTCGTTCCGACATTTCTGAACTCTCCAAATTTAGCTTTCTCTACTGCGTTTTGGATGAAGGGCATATCATCAAAAACACCAAGACCAAGCTAGCTGTGGCTGTGAAGCAAATCAAAGCTCAACACAGATTATTGCTTTCTGGTACTCCTATTCAAAACAATGTGCTTGAGCTTTGGAGTCTGTTTGATTTCTTGATGCCGGGATTCCTGGGTAATGAGAGAACATTCAATGAGAAATTCTCGAAGCCGATCTTGGCCGATCGAGAGGGTAAGGCTACTCCAAAGGAGCGTGAAGCAG CCGCAAATGCCCTTGAGGCTCTGCATAAACAGgttcttcccttccttcttcgtcgaCTCAAAGAAGATGTCCTGAACGACCTTCCGCCAAAGATCATCCAAGACTACTATTGCGAGCTTTCTCCCGTACAACAACAGCTTTACGACGAGTTCTCTCGCTCCAAAGCGGCTGAAGAAGCCGGTATGGAGATTGAGAGTTCGACGAAAGAGGGTCAAGGTCACGTTTTCCAGAGTTTACAGTATCTCAGAAAGCTGTGTAACCATCCTGCATTGGTTCTGGACGGCGAGCCGCAGAGATTTAAGGAGatacagaagaagattggtgGCGGGCCTGCATTACATGATTTATCGCATGCACCAAAGATGGAGGCTTTGAG GCAACTGTTGCAAGACTGTGGTATCGGTCTGCCGCCCGACAAGCTTGCTGACGACGTCACCACTCATCGAGTCCTTATCTTCTGTCAACTTCGTCCCATGCTCGACATTATTGAGAAAGATCTTTTCGGTACTCATATGCCCACAGTATCTTACATGCGTCTTGATGGTTCCACTGATCCTCGGAAGCGACATGCCATCGTTCAGACGTTCAATGCGGACCCTAGAATTGATGTTTTGCTGTTGACGACGAGTGTTGGAGGTTTGGGTCTGAACTTGACAGGTGCCGACACCGTCATCTTTGTGGACCACGATTGGAACCCGATGAAGGATTTACAGGCGATGGACAGAGCGCATAGGCTGGGCCAGAGAAAGGTCGTGAATGTGTATAGGTTGATTACTCGCGGAACATTGGAGGAGAAAATTATGGG TCTACAACGGTTCAAGCTGAACATTGCCTCGTCCGTCGTAACCCAACAAAACGCCGGTCTCGGATCCATGAACACAGGAGAAGTGCTCGACTTGTTCAAGGTTAGTGTCGAAGGCGAACCAGTAAAGACGAAATCTGCCGGAATGGGTGCGGTGTCTATGAGCAAAATGTTGGAAGA GTTGGATGAGCTTCCACCAGAGGATGAGTACGCAGAGTTGTCATTGTCAAATTTCCTTGGCAAAGTATAA
- a CDS encoding glycoside hydrolase family 2, whose translation MSVNPLTYPSSRRPFSLDIFKSPPSEYRGAPFWGWVTKQEKQSTVGQIEMLEEMGMGGFHMHTRVGLDIPYLGEEFMSIVEGCVDEAKKRGMSAFLYDEDRWPSGFAGGKVLEGHPELRHLHLLFTPWAYGSELGYTKPDFPIANAAPMRSELGTLLATYAIKLQDGFLQSSRIISSSSDLETSEVVWYAYAEPLPDSGFFGDQTYTDLLSKEMTSRFIEITHEVYKEHVGSSFGSVVPSIFTDEPQYCPMSTLNAAEKLQDIFLPWTRGIIDSFKASKGGDLLELLPRLVWDPADGQPNTTRSQFLDHVCELFSTNYIGTIAKWCAENNIMCIGHMNAEPTLTSQTAQNGEVMRCYREMQFPGIDMLCDKHELNTTKQAASVARQYGRPGVMSELYGVTGWQFTFEGHKGQGDWQAALGVTLRVHHLFWSTMEGEAKRDYPACIGYQSPWWKEYKTIEDHFARVNYALTRGRPVTRVAVIHPIESYWLCFGPKDKNTEELDYREQAFAQLTEWLLGSHIDFDFISESLFPELTSLDDINSTLPVGECKYDVVIAPNLHTIRSTTLERLDRFAKKGGKVIFAGSSPTLVDTVTPFSPPSIPTAITLPWSRAQILSALQPFRDVDMIINESTLYRTQGKRADTLFYQMREEGEERWVFVCNTDRKESTPVEVGFKGEWKIELLDTMKGDADAWVIQSDQRDGWTYLKYWFDGCESVLLHLVQGSSKNGKPQTVLRRQYKQVADVKLQSISLSEPNALLLDYCTYKWDDEPWSSSSEEILAIDQLLRRRFGLFLKGAKFRQPYTISPSSRKPIGKLRLRFAFTSACEVQGAHLAIESADKVKMWLDGQEAKMKVDGWWVDKSIKTIPLPYITKGIHMIELEYDYGMLTNLERIYILGSFGVDVRGRTTSIVPLDLSTVEWGDITRQNLPFYTGNITYHCTFTSLCNAPQAIRVARYAGPAVSVDVDGSRAALLVHEPYAFELGTLPKGEHTIDFTCYGDRHNAFGAVHLVPNKTNWLNADTWRSDYDWWSEEYVLGEIGILNAPRIEEPGLEVPKQVRRGLMLHV comes from the exons ATGTCGGTCAACCCCCTCACCTACCCATCATCCCGCCGGCCTTTCTCTTTGGATATTTTCAAAAGCCCCCCCAGCGAGTACCGGGGAGCGCCCTTCTGGGGGTGGGTAACCAAGCAAGAGAAACAGTCCACTGTGGGTCAAATAGAGATgcttgaggagatgggaatgggcGGATTCCACATGCACACCCGTGTCGGGTTGGATATCCCCTATCTAGGAGAAGAATTTATGAGCATTGTTGAGGGATGTGTAGATgaggcaaagaagaggggaaTGTCAGCATTCCTGTATGATGAGGATCG ATGGCCTAGTGGATTTGCGGGAGGCAAGGTTCTCGAAGGACATCCAGAACTCCGACATCTGCATCTTTTGTTCACCCCCTGGGCTTATGGTTCAGAATTAGGGTACACCAAACC CGATTTTCCCATTGCCAACGCCGCACCTATGCGGAGCGAGCTCGGTACCCTTTTGGCTACGTACGCCATCAAACTCCAAGACGGCTTTCTTCAGTCGTCCCGtatcatctcctcctcttccgacCTCGAAACTTCTGAAGTCGTATGGTATGCTTATGCCGAACCTTTGCCTGATAGCGGTTTCTTCGGAGACCAGACTTACACGGATCTCCTGAGCAAAGAGATGACCTCTCGCTTTATCGAGATCACGCATGAAGTCTACAAGGAACATGTAGGCTCAAGCTTCGGGAGCGTTGTACCCTCAATTTTCACTGATGAGCCGCAATATTGTCCTATGTCAACCCTTAATGCTGCTGAGAAACTTCAGgacatcttcctcccctgGACAAGAGGGATCATTGATTCTTTCAAAGCTAGCAAAGGTGGAGATTTGCTGGAACTTCTACCTCGACTCGTCTGGGACCCTGCAGATGGGCAGCCAAATACCACAAGATCTCAATTCTTGGATCATGTATGTGAACTTTTTTCAACAAATTATATTGGCACGATCGCAAAATGGTGTGCAGAAAACAATATTATGTGTATTGGGCATATGAATGCA GAACCCACCTTGACATCCCAAACAGCTCAGAATGGCGAAGTCATGCGTTGCTATCGCGAAATGCAGTTCCCGGGAATTGACATGCTCTGCGACAAACATGAACTCAACACCACAAAGCAAGCCGCTAGCGTCGCTCGTCAGTACGGTAGGCCAGGGGTAATGAGCGAACTCTACGGCGTGACCGGCTGGCAGTTCACTTTTGAGGGTCATAAAGGGCAGGGAGACTGGCAAGCGGCGTTGGGAGTCACACTTAGAGTGCATCATTTGTTCTGGAGTACgatggaaggggaagcGAAGAGGGACTATCCTGCGTGTATCGGCTATCAATCCCCTTGGTGGAAGGAGTACAAGACAATCGAAGATCACTTTGCACGAGTCAATTACGCTTTAACTCGAGGTAGGCCTGTTACCAGAGTAGCTGTCATCCATCCTATCGAGAGCTATTGGCTCTGCTTTGGTCCAAAGGACAAGAATACCGAGGAGCTCGATTATCGCGAACAGGCATTTGCTCAGCTTACAGAGTGGCTACTCGGCAGCCACATCGATTTTGACTTTATCTCCGAGTCACTCTTTCCAGAACTCACCTCGCTCGATGACATTAATAGTACGCTTCCTGTTGGAGAGTGCAAGTACGATGTGGTTATTGCCCCAAACCTTCACACCATCCGGTCTACCACTCTTGAAAGGTTGGACAGATTTGCGAAAAAGGGGGGTAAAGTTATATTCGCGGGCTCTTCCCCAACTCTCGTCGACACTGTCACTCCTTTctcaccaccttccataCCCACGGCGATCACACTTCCATGGTCTAGAGCCCAGATTCTGTCTGCTCTTCAGCCCTTCAGAGACGTTGATATGATAATCAATGAGAGCACCTTGTATAGGACTCAAGGCAAGAGAGCTGATACCTTGTTTTACCAgatgagggaagaaggtgaagaacGTTGGGTGTTTGTATGTAACACCGACCGTAAGGAGAGTACTCCTGTGGAAGTCGGATTCAAAGGGGAATGGAAAATTGAG CTCCTTGATACAATGAAGGGGGATGCAGATGCATGGGTGATACAATCTGATCAAAGGGATGGGTGGACCTATCTCAAATATTGGTTTGACGGATGTGAGAGTGTGCTTTTGCATCTCGTTCAAGGGTCTtcgaagaatggaaagcCTCAAACGGTTTTGAGGAGACAATACAAGCAAGTGGCCGAT GTCAAACTCCAATCCATCTCCCTTTCTGAACCCAACGCCCTATTACTGGATTATTGCACTTACAAATGGGATGACGAGCCTtggtcctcctcctcagaGGAGATCTTGGCCATCGACCAGCTCCTTCGCCGACGTTTCGGCCTGTTTCTCAAAGGCGCCAAATTCCGTCAACCTTACACTAtctccccatcttctcgcAAGCCCATAGGCAAGCTTCGTTTGCGCTTCGCATTCACATCAGCATGCGAAGTGCAAGGAGCCCATCTGGCGATTGAGAGTGCTGACAAAGTCAAGATGTGGCTGGATGGACAGgaagcgaagatgaaggttgACGGGTGGTGGGTCGATAAATCAATCAAGACTATCCCCTTGCCTTATATCACCAAGGGAATACATATGATCGAACTCGAGTATGATTATGGTATGCTTACAAACCTTGAGCGCATCTATATCCTTGGTTCATTCGGTGTCGATGTTCGAGGCAGAACGACGTCCATCGTTCCTCTTGACCTATCGACCGTGGAATGGGGTGACATCACACGCCAAAACCTTCCATTCTACACGGGCAATATCACGTACCATTGTACATTTACTTCTCTTTGTAACGCTCCTCAAGCTATCAGAGTTGCTCGTTACGCCGGCCCTGCCGTATCAGTCGACGTCGATGGTTCCCGCGCAGCGCTGCTTGTGCATGAGCCCTATGCGTTTGAACTTGGAACCCTTCCAAAGGGCGAGCATACCATCGATTTCACTTGCTATGGTGACAGACACAATGCATTCGGAGCTGTACAtctcgtccccaacaagaCGAATTGGCTTAATGCCGATACTTGGAGGAGTGATTATGACTGGTGGTCGGAGGAATATGTGTTGGGAGAGATCGGAATTCTCAATGCGCCAAGGATCGAAGAGCCCGGATTAGAAGTACCGAAACAAGTAAGAAGAGGCCTGATGCTGCATGTGTAG